CTTCCTCTCCACTGCCCTCATGCAGGACCTCATGGGCTAAAGATAAGCACAGTGTTCCTCCTTCAGGCTGGATTCTATGCCTTTGGTTTTCTCTCCATGGCAGCACCCTCTCTTACCAGAGCAAATGTGAGTATGGAGCCTGGAGCAATTATGGAGGGATAGGAGGGGCAGTAAGAACTGGAGGAGGAAAGGACATATGTTATGAAGAAGAGAGCTTCAGTGTTGGGACACTGAATGGCTCCTTTCATCTCTTCCACCAGGCCACTATCACATGGGGACATGCTGCCATTCCTTGGGTGGCCTCTGAGGAATGATTCCAGATCCTAGTGATCTCTGACCCTTTTCAAGAGACCCTAATATATCCTTCTCTGCCCCATAACTACTTCCTCCTTTAGAGTCTTGtatattttcttcttaattttcCAGATGCCCAAATCTGGTCCCCCTGGTTCTTAACTCTCTTCCCCTTGGGTCTGACCTGGACAGGTCCAAGGAGAGATCTCCCTGCAATAGGGCCTAGAGGTCCCTCCCAGCATTATCTGGAGCTTGTCCCAGCATTATCTGGAGTCTCAGCCAGGGAGGCTGAGACTGTGGCTCCTGAGAAATGGAGATTATCAAATTAATTATTCCTACTTGTCAATTGCTGatttcagccagacccacagacaATTTTCTGCTCCCAGGGAAGTTCAGTTCCTTAATAccttttttttacccaatatttATGACTTGATCCCAAAAAAGAGTGGGAGCGAGCTACTTAAATCTGGATTGTTCTCATTTGGAATAGTGGTTCGAGATGGATTGAGAGGCCTGAGACACAGAAGTGGCAAGATTATGGTCTTTACTGAGTGAACCACAGGATGATCCTGACCACCCGCCTGGGGTGAGGGAGGTGTCTGGGGGTACTCAGGTGGGTTTGTTCTTGGCAATGCAGGCGTAGTCAGTGCTGTGGTCCTCCTTCGTGCCTTCTGCTTCTCCTTCGACCTGATCACTGCCCAATATGGGTAACCTTTGTAGAGAGGCATAGTGGAGCTCTTGGTCTGGAAGGTGGTCCTGGCCAGGTAGGAGATGCTGATGGAAGGGTGCTGGGAGCAGCACCCTCAGATCCTTCCCTGTACTGCCCTCAGCTCCCATCTTTCTTACCTCACTGATGCCtcagttttcctttttttctctgaaGCTTCCCTCTTCCTCTCATTCTCCCTGTCtccatctttctctctctgctgatCTACGCTCCTATTCTTTTttcggtgctggggatcaaacccagggcctcgtacgTGCAAAGcgagcactgagctatatccccggccctgctgttcttttctattattGCTGTTTCTCTTTGTGTCTCTCCATCTATTGCTCCCCCCTGCCACCCCCCCTCCACCCATGCACACTTTTATTCCTACTCTCttacttttccttttctctcattttctgtctctctcttaatttctctctcatttttcatctctttgtctctctcattCCATTCTCTTTCAATCTTATTTTCTCTGATCTTCatatcatttctttttctctcttctcaatttcttctctctttttgtctttctcTGACTTTCTCATGTTTCCACTGTCTCCCCTCTTTACTCTTGGCCCCACCCCTCACTTCAGCCCCCTGCACCCCCTTATCCCCCAACCCTGCTTGGGCTCTCTCTgaccctcccctccctgccccagACTCACCCATCTTCTCTCCAATCTTTTCACTGGAAGAAAAGAAGCAACTCAGCAAAGCCTTCCTCACTAGCTCTGCACCATCCCAGCAGTAGTTTCTTCCCTTATTGATTCTGGTGGTTTCCAGGGACAAAGCCCTGCCCCCCACTTTTTCTTTTCTGCATTGCTTGGGATaggacccagggtcttgcacataggaaacaaatgctttatcactaagctacatccccagctcagcGCTGGCCCTTTGCATATTCTTCTCTTACCTTTCCCACCCAACTCCCACCAGTCAGGACCTGTCAGGATTGATTGAGACTTTGGCCTCAGCAGTAGGAAGGGTGTTGGTGGGCACTGCTATAGGTGACTGAGGAAATGAAGCTAGGGCTCACCTCTCCGACGGAGCAGACAGAGGCAGGTGAACAGAGTGACCACAAGGAAGAGCAGGAGCCCTCCCAGGCCCAACACCCCATAGTGGAAGAAAGGGCACCCTGTAGGGAAGAGGGGTAAGTATTAGAGGGTCTATTTCTCTTTTCAGCTTTCACATCCTCCTGGTTGGTTGTGGGCATCTCAATTTCCCTATCAGTTTTAGAGGCGGAAAAATATACTCTTAAAGATTTTTCACCCTAGACCTCATTATCTCACTTCCTACCAGAGTTATGCATCCCTTATCAGTTACCTTGCCTCATATCTGGGACCGCTCACCCCTGTGGCTTCCCATCACAGTCCCTGCTAATCCAGGACCTCTGTGGGGTCTCTTTCCCACCCACACCTGTGGTCCTTGGAAGCCTTGATCACCTACCGTAAACCATCCATATCTCTTTTCACCCATTACTCCCTACACACCCACAACCCTCCCTGTACAGAAGAGAAGGGCCCCTTACTCACAGTTGAATGAACACATTAGGTTGAGGACTGAGAACTGGCCTGGAGATCAAGAAGCCTAGCCAGTGTTCTGACAGTCTTAATGACCTGGGCTAGTCACGTGTCTCAAGTTCCTTATCTGTGAAACAAGGGGCCCTGTGTTACAATCTTTTCCCTAGCTGAGGAGCCTCACCTATGTCCTAACCCTGAGATGGGCATTTTCCACTTGTTCCCACAGATCCTGAGAGTAGAGGGTAATATAGTATCCATTTGTTTCCCAGGTCTAAGGAGTCTGAATCTCAAGCATGGACTTTTACGGAGATATCTAGTCAGAAGTGGGTAGAGCTGGGGTTTGAGTTCTAGCCAACTCCAGAGCCCTCCACCTCCCTTCCCTCTGACCAAGGCTGGCCAGGTGGTTTAGAGGGGCCTCTCAAGCACTGGGTAGTTCTAGAAACTGGTGAGAGGGATGATGGAGGGAGAGGAGCCTGGAACTAGAGTGGGTGTGGGGGATGTAGAAAAGTAGAGAGAAAAGTGTCCAGAGCCTCTCAGCTACTGTGGCCCAGTAGAGCAGGTCTCTACTTGGCTGATATGGTGAACTGGGGCGTGGAAAAATTTCTGGGGCCCACAACTTCCCCTCAGGCACTTCCTGCACTCCAACCACTGGTTCCTGTTTGAGGGCAAAGAAGGGACTACTGACTTCACACCAAAGCCAGATGTACTGACTATGGTCTAAAACCAAGACTCTCCTGGGTTTAAGAGGAATTAGTTAGGGTGTGTGTGGGAAACAGAAGCCTGAGATGGCCATGAGGATGGTGGGAACAGAAAtggattatttttcatttccttggtCAGCAGAGACTCAGGATGGACAGAGGATTTCTTTAGGGCCTAGGGAATATCAAATACATGCTTCTGACTCCCTTCTTCTTAACCTTACCTCACTCTGGGGTGTGGCCATCCTTACCCAAACCCCACAATTTACCGGATGAGGGTCTCTACCTATTTCCagcttaccctgaagggtggatacGTTGGCTAGAGACCCCTAGGTAGAAAGAAGAGTGGCCATCTCAGACATTCCTGCCCCTTCTCTGGTCTTAACCACCCCAACACATTATTATTAGGAGAGGAAGTACATCTCTGAGGTCTAGGATTACAACATCTTTCCTTCAAGGTTCCCAGGCTGTGGGCAGTGAATAGGTTCCTCTCAACTCCAGTCATACTATTGATTATGCTAGTAGTCAGTGAATGTCCCCCTCCTCTAGAGGCCTTACCTGATTAACTTGTTCCCAGTTACCTTTCAGTCTGCATCTGCTGAGAGCTCATGATCTCGGTTTATGCATGAGAACACACACAGCCTGACTTCTACATTGGACAGAACTCTGATGACTTTAGGGTGACTCCTGGTCTTCTATATAGACAGCCAAGAATCCAGCAGGGTGCTTGGCTGGTTGATTAATAAGCAGGACAATCAGAGGTAGCCATACTGCTAATAGATGAAGGACAAAAAGTTGACAAGTTGTTGGCATAGGAGGTGGGGGTAATCCAGGAAGACTTCCTGCAGGAGGCAACATTCTGGTGCTGAGCACAGAACTAAGGGCAGTGATCCAAGACCCTCTGGATAGAGACCTGGGCAAAGGCCCCTTCATGATACTGTGATGGAGAGGGTGAAGGATGATGGAAGATTGTACTCCTGACCTTTGGGAAAGGTAAAGACTATGAAGCTTAAGTGAAGGCAAGAGGTGAGGAAGAGATCTGGTGCCTGGGTTTATATgtatttgcattttgttttccaaattcaggaacttTGTAATTGGACATGGtggatgcctgtaaccccagccactcaggaggctaaggcagcaggatcacaagtttaaggccagccccagtaacttagcaagatcttatctcaaaacaaaaacaaaaacaaaaacaaaaacaaacaaacaaaaaaaacaactaggggtgtagctcagtggtaaagcacccctgggttaaacccCCAGTactgccaagaaaaaaaaaaaaaaaaagactgtctcaaaatgaagtaaaaaagggctgggatgtaagcATGTATAAGAccttaggttcaatctccagtaccacaaaaaaataaataaaaattcaggaaaattcTGTTACTTCTTACCACCACACCATCCTTAATGTTCCCCCTGTAGAACAATAGGACAATATTAATGTATGTtcgtttattttatatatttttttaaagttcaaatgAAGAGAAAATTTGAAAGAATTATACAGCAAATATATCCTTACCACCCAGATTCTACAATTAAGagttttctatattttctttcattctttatttttggtAATAGGGATTAAAACCTGGGGCACTTAAAAacagagtcacatccctagccatttttatttatttgtttgtttgtttgtttatttatttatctttaaaacttggttttctttcttttttttttaaacagagagagagaactttttttaaaatatttattttttagttcttggcggacacaacatctttgtttgtatgtggtgctaaggatcgaacctgggccgcacacatgccagacgagcgtgctactgcttgagccacatccccagcccttatttttttattttgagacagtgtcttgccaaattgctgaagttggccttgaacttgggatcctcctgcctcagcctcctgaatcactgggattaccgaTGTGTACCATTGCATCtggcctgtatttttttttaaatacttattttttaggtgtagatggacacaacacaatgcctttatttttatatggtgctgaggatcgaacctgggtcccacccgtgctaggggagcgctctaccgctgagtcacaatcccagccctggccTGTATTTTCTTTATCACACATTTATCTTGTGTCTTGTATCTTTTGAAGTTGCAAATGTTAGAACATGTCACCTCTAAACCCCAGAGTGTGCTGATCACTGACTCAAGTTGAGTatatttctccatttcttttttttgccTGAGGAAGACAAAATTTACATACAGTAAAATGCACAAATTTGAAATGCacaaattttttgggggggagaatcTAACTTAgagtctcacacatgctgggcaagcattctCCCAATGAGCTACAAGCCCAGACTGTCCATAAGTTTCTTAGCTAGCCTCTCTGTACCTCAATTTCTACTTAGGTTTTTATCGAGAttgaaataattattataaataaaatatgtagatTGGTGTCTCACACGTGCTCAATGTTATTTGTGTATTagctatattattattattattattagtgttactactactattattttttttgtgtgtggtgctggggaatcaaacccagggccttgtgcatgggaagCAAGGACTAttaactgagctataaccccagtcctactattattattattagtcctattgttattgttattatcctAACACAGAGAGATGTCATCAAGAAGTAGAGAtgatctggggccatctgaaactTCCTCGGACCTGATCTTTTTTCCCTCAACTCTTTCCCACTGCCTGCTTCTTCCATTCATCTGGTCCttcctattttgttttgcttattcattcatttttccttTCATTCATCTATTCATGAATATTTAGTAAGCATGTACTAATGGATGGAGCTCATTCTAGACTAAAGCTCTCTAAGGTGGGAGTGTGCCTCATCATTCTCTAGTCCTTGATCTTTATAGCAAGGGAGGTAATACTGTATTCCTATCTCTCTTCAGCAAGTCAGCAGTCATTGGTGAGGCTGAGGCCTGCTTCAACTGCCATTGCTGTGAACTGGCTTAactctgcctttcccacctactgCTAGGAGGATAGGAGTGAGCAAGGGAATGGAAGAGGTCAGCCCAGTGTGTGTATATAGGTTTATTTCAGGAAATCAGACATGCATCCCTCAAGACCCCAGTTCTTGTCCTCCTACTCCAGCCCTTTACTTCAGGAAAGGGTTTGCAGCCCTCCTTCTAAGCACCCATCTCTGAGGTATAGGAGAATGCAATAGACATTGGAGAGCTGGAGTTCTGTATTGTCATTACAGTCTTGCTGTCTGATTTTCTGCAAGCTTCCTTTTCTCTCTGGGTCTCAATTTCCCTCCCTGTGAGCCAGAACAAAAAGCCCCTCCATCTCTTCTTTGAGACTGTCTCTCTACCCCAACTCCTTCCCCAGTTCAGAGAACCCAGGCATCCACCTGCCCCACCCCAGCTCTGGGTAAACAGGAAGCTGGGTGAGGGGAGCAGGGGTGTGCGGAAAGTCCCAGCCAGGTGTGTGGGTCTATAGGGAGGGGGTGGCCCCACCCCTGAGGTATGAAAGCCCCCCTGTTCTGGTCCTGGTTCAGAGTCTGGATGGGAGCACTGGGGCTGCAGGGCCGGGGTGGGAGGCCCCAGGGGACGGGCTGCCTCCTGCTGGCTGTGGCAGGAGCCACTTCGCTGGTGACCCTCCTGCTGGCAGTGCCTATCACTGTCCTGGCTGTGCTGGCCTTGGTGCCCCAGGAGCAGGGAGGACTGGTGAGTGGCTGCAACAGACCTTAAAGGGCTGCATCTTGCTGATGCTCATTGACCTCTGGCTATTACTGGGGTCTTTTGCATACCTGGCTCAACTGACTGGCTGATTCTGGTGGAAATGTTATGTCTGTCTTTTTGCTGAATGTTTCCATGTTCCTGTACCGCTACTGTCTTGATGTCTCCAACTCCCTTCCTGGTTGtctatttctttcttctcctcttccCAAGACACACACAGACCCGTCTCTCTGCCCAAATACATATGTCTTGCTTGCTCTCCCTTCCAGGGAGATGTGTATTGGGGATGGTGCTGGAAACCCAGCCTGGGGTTTGGGTCCATGGTTGGAGGGGTGCAGTTGGCATCAGATGAATCTGAACTCTGGACACGGTTACCTTACCCAACCAGGTAATGGAGTCCGCAGGCCTGGGAGCACAAGCCCAGCAAGGACTGAGTAAGAGCAATGGACTCCCTTCCCGTCTGCATTCCCAGATACCCTCTTCCTCCAAGAATCCATTCCTGCGCCCTGGAGCCCTGTCCTCTCATGGGAAGCATCCATGGGTGGCTACCCTGCCCCCAGTTGTGGCCTCTACACCAGTTCCAGGGTTTCAGCAGCTGCAGGAAGAGAAGCCAGAAACAGATCTCAGTTCCAGGCTCCCGGCTGCCCACCTTATTGGTAAGGCTGTGGTCGACCTGAATATGCATTCAAATAGTCCAAGAGTGCCAATTTTTGTGGAGTCCCTCCATTCTGCGATTCCAGTGCTGGATTTCCCACCCCTTCCACCACCTCTTGCCCCTAAAGTGCCCATCCTTCCACTAATTCCCCATTCTTGCTGCTTCCCTGAGCATACAAAGCCTAGATCTTACCACAGCCCTCCGCACCCCACAACCTGATGCGCTCAGCCCCCAGCTTGGATTCATTCCAAACATAGCCTCGCCGCCCCCGCCCCTCCAGGAGTCGCGCCCCGCCCTCTCCTGCCTACCCTCCCTGAAGTCCCGTCCTGAAGCGGTGCTCTCGGCGCCAGTTCCCCGAGAATCCACGCCCCCTCCCGAGAATCCATCCACCCGTCTTTCTGCAGGCGCGTGGATGAAGGGACAGGGGCTAAGCTGGGAGGCGAAGAAAGAAGAAGCGTTTCTAAGGAGCGGGACGCAGTTCTCTGGCGCCGAGGGGCTGGCCCTCCCGCAGGACGGCCTCTATTACCTCTACTGTAACGTCGGCTACCGGGGTCGGGCGCCACCTTCCGGCGGGGGCCCTCAGGATCGCTCCGTCACACTGCGCAGCTCGTTGTATCGGGCTGGTGGCGCCTACGGTCGGGGCGCTCCCGAGCTGCTGCTGGAGGGCGCCGAAACCGTGACTCCAGTATTGGACCGTGCCGGGAGGCCACAGTACAGACCCCTCTGGTACACAAGCGTGGGGTTCGGCGGCCTGGTGCAGCTCCGGAGGGGCGAGAGGGTGTACGTCAACATCAGTCACCCCGATATGGTGGACTATAGGAGAGGGAAGACCTTCTTTGGGGCCGTGATGGTAGGGTTAGTGCCCTCTGCGTCCCTAGGAAAATGTCTGCATAGTGCGAATGTATGAATCGACCCAGGGATTGGGGACCCAGACGCCCGGGATCCCAGGGCAGTAAGAAAAATATAGGAAACTGTTTAGAAACTGATTTTGAACCCAATGAAAATAAAGAATGTAAAGCTTTAGTGCCGTCAGTACGGAAGAGATGCTAACGCGTCTTAATTCATAGTGGTGCAATGTGTTGGTTAATTGTTTTTGTGTCTTTCTCGTTGCTCAAAACCATTCATAACACTGTGTGTGGCCTTTGCTCCcactctgtgtggcctgcccttcCCACTCACCCTACCTCTGAAGGCCAGACCCCAGCACGAGTCCAGTTGGAGGGTATAAGGAAGGGCCTCTTTAAACCCTGAAGCATTGCCAAGCATCCTGGTTCTCAGGGCATGGTAATCCCCACCAGATCTTCACTATTCTCTTTTCCCTTGGGTCCCTTTCCACTCTGAGAGTAGTCATTACAGGGGAAAGCAAGCACCACTCAGAACGACCCAGCGGCAAGAGGGAACCCCTAGTATGGCTGAGGGGGGAAGCATCGACGGCTCCAGTAGCTCTCCCCTTCTGGCTGACTAAAGGTCCCTTTAGTCCCCAACCTTCTCTTCTAAATGGAGCAGTAATCAGGCTCCTGGGTGTGAATGCAGGAGGCTACAGGAAGGAATGGAGGTTGTTTGGGAGGAGAGGAGCCTGTGGTGCCCCACCCCAACAGGGAGAGCCTAGGGAGGAGAGGTGGAGGAGGAAACTGATGAAGATCCTATGTTGGGTGGGATGGAAAGTATTCATCCTTTGTTCACACTTCGggtcctccttcccccaaatggaCAAGTATGGGTACCTTTGGGGTGAGTAACAGCAGTCTCCCCACACCATGACCGACTTTCAGCCGCAGCCTGGAGGAGGCAGAGGGGTACTCAAAGCCCTATCTAGGTCACCCCAGTGGGTCACCCCACCCCCGCAGAACATCACTTATTGGTTTTCCACTGCCTGGCTATGCATCTGGACTGAAGGAAAACCCAACTTCTGAGCCTAATGGAGGCCACTCTATGAGGCTCTGTTTCCTATTCTGCCTCGATTCGGCCTCTATTACCTCTACTGTAACTCCATGTTCAGAAGAGCCTTCCTGTGGGGTTTGAGGGTGATAAGTATATTTTGCTTGGCCAAACTTTAGTCAGGTTTCTGAATCTTCTACTTTGCCTATTTGTATACTTCCTCATAAAATCCAGTTTTAGCCACAAACGCTGCTAAGTTGGTTTAGCACAAACCTACCACCTTCTCCATGTCTGATCACTCTCAATATCTGTTCAAGTTCCTTATCTTCTATATTCCCAAGTGATGTCTAATTACCCTGGCCTGTCTCAGCAAATATTCTGTCAGATCTGCTTAACCAGAATCCCCCATCCCTGATTTGTATTTCCTTTTAGTTATTTTCCATCCACTGACCCTCACCCTGCTCCTTGGCTATCAATTCCCTCTTGCCCATGCTGCATTTGGAGTTTAGCCCAGTCTCTCTTCCTCACTGCAAGATTTCATTGCAGGGTATCACCATGGTCCTGAATTGTTgctgcctcctcctccttctcctcctccttttggagcctggtactggaaattgaacccaggggtgctttaccattgagctacatcctcttcacaatttatttatttatttatttacttatttattttgagacatggtatcactaagtagcttagggccttactaagtagctcagggccttgataagttgctgaggctggtcttgaacttgcaattctcctgcctcatcctcctaaatcaggattacaggtatgccccACCACACCCAACTCTGAATAGTCTTTCCTACCATGCTTTACCAAGTACCATTGAGtaatgtgaatgtgtgtgtatgtgagtgtgtgttgtgttgaggatggaacctaggacttacatattccattgagtaattttttttctttaacagaggtttttttctctttccaattCACTCCCTTTATACCCGACCCCTCATCATTCACTAAAAAGATCAATGAGACCAAAGCTGGCAAGTGGGTCCTTCACCAACATCTTATACCTTTTGGTGGTGGTGTGGgggtatactggggattgaactcaggggcactcaatcactgagtcacatcctcatccctatgttgtattttatttagagacagggtctcactgagctgcttagtggctctttgttgctgaggctggctttgaactctaaatcctcttgtctcagcctcctgagtcactgggattataggcatgggcatTGCTccagtctttttgttgttgttgtttggtgctGGGGGTCTAATTCAGGGCTTTGCACTTGCTAAGcatgcactctatcactgagctatatcccttgcTTCTAgtctttgatttttaattttagtggGTTTTTCCAATTTTACCCACTgaagaatgaatggataaaggaagtaAGGCAGCATTTATTGAGTAGTTATCATGCCAAGTACTGAGCTGGGTCTGATGGAagttgggcctttttttttttttcatgtgcccTTCAGGCAGTGGCAGGTGAGGTTGACTGGTTTAGGTTGCACAGTTAGCACAGGGTTGGGGGGAAGGTGGTTGGGATGGAGTGATTTGGAGCCCAGACACCTGAATCTTTGGAAGTCCCTTGGCTGTGATTCAGGTACCTGAGAATGTGGCTTCTCCCCAGCTCTCTCAGGCCACAATAGCCGGAAAGAGTAGCAGGATTTTCCCAGCAAGTACTTGGAATTCCCAGAGTGGGAAATTCCCATGCCCTGAGGGACAGGTAATTAGGTTCAAGCTCCAGTTTCCTGGAGGAGGGAGGCTATTCAGCTGGGCTTTGTTACATAGTATCTCCTAAATCTAAAGAATCTAAGTACTAGGGTCTGTCTGTGTCcaggcatctttttttttttttttaattttaatttttttttaaatttttatttttttaagagagagagggaatcttttttaaatatt
This region of Callospermophilus lateralis isolate mCalLat2 chromosome 6, mCalLat2.hap1, whole genome shotgun sequence genomic DNA includes:
- the Lst1 gene encoding leukocyte-specific transcript 1 protein, which gives rise to MCSFNWCPFFHYGVLGLGGLLLFLVVTLFTCLCLLRRRVKRLERRWDHLPDQELHYASLQRLPILGSDQVEGEAEGTKEDHSTDYACIAKNKPT
- the Ltb gene encoding lymphotoxin-beta isoform X2 — translated: MGALGLQGRGGRPQGTGCLLLAVAGATSLVTLLLAVPITVLAVLALVPQEQGGLIPSSSKNPFLRPGALSSHGKHPWVATLPPVVASTPVPGFQQLQEEKPETDLSSRLPAAHLIGAWMKGQGLSWEAKKEEAFLRSGTQFSGAEGLALPQDGLYYLYCNVGYRGRAPPSGGGPQDRSVTLRSSLYRAGGAYGRGAPELLLEGAETVTPVLDRAGRPQYRPLWYTSVGFGGLVQLRRGERVYVNISHPDMVDYRRGKTFFGAVMVGLVPSASLGKCLHSANV
- the Ltb gene encoding lymphotoxin-beta isoform X1 yields the protein MGALGLQGRGGRPQGTGCLLLAVAGATSLVTLLLAVPITVLAVLALVPQEQGGLVMESAGLGAQAQQGLSKSNGLPSRLHSQIPSSSKNPFLRPGALSSHGKHPWVATLPPVVASTPVPGFQQLQEEKPETDLSSRLPAAHLIGAWMKGQGLSWEAKKEEAFLRSGTQFSGAEGLALPQDGLYYLYCNVGYRGRAPPSGGGPQDRSVTLRSSLYRAGGAYGRGAPELLLEGAETVTPVLDRAGRPQYRPLWYTSVGFGGLVQLRRGERVYVNISHPDMVDYRRGKTFFGAVMVGLVPSASLGKCLHSANV